The genomic DNA GACAACTATTATGGTTGATTACCAGATTTCTATGAAGCATTTTGATGTAGCAATGGTGGTTGTTGCGGTTGTTGCTGCTAATACTATTGTTGCGGTGGTTGTTTCTATTGCTACGGTACTTTACCTTTATTCAACAATAATGAACTTCCAGTGTCCCTTTTCTTTGCAATAAGCACACTTATCACTAAAAACCTTCAAAGTCGACCTATTTTGATTATGAGGCGGTGGCTGCTGTTGTGCTGCAAAAACAGATGGCTAGACGATGCAATAGTCCTCTTATCAACCTAAGACTTAAGGCGAATCTCCTCAGCTAGCAATTCATGTACTACCGAATCAACGAAAGGGAGAGGACTATGATGCAAAATTGTTCTGCGCAATCCTTCAAAGTCATCACGAAGATCCATCAAGAATTGGACCAGACGTTATTCTTTTCTCTGAGTGACATAAGCTAGGAATGCTCGTAATTCTGAAGATTCTATGAGTGTGGTCTTATAGTTCTAACATGGCAGAATAAAAATCTTGGAGTCCATATCTTGCTGTTGAAGTGCGCGGatatttgttttcaattgatatTGTTTGGCAAAATTAGACTGTGTGTATAATCTTGGCAGATGATCCCAAACCTCTTTGGCTGTCTCGCACTTGGCCAACTGAGCACCAATAGAGTGTGAAACAGAATTATTGATCCACGTAATAATCTTCGCATTATCGGCCTCCCAAACATCCGACGACTTTGCATAATCATCAGCGTTATTGTCCATAGGTTGAATTCGCACACCTAAAACATATCCCACGTAGATTTTCCCCACAAGAAGTTTTCTTAACATGTCCCcaataagaataatttttttcatcCAGTCGAACACTAATCAATTGAAGTCAATCATCCGTGCGACCACTCATGATGATAGATTGAATTGTACTCGCGAATAACCGAACAAAAAACAAAACCAAGTTGatgcaaaaataaaagaaacccaATCCAAATGTAAGGCCACACCAAAAACTGTGGATTGAATTAACAATCCTTTACGCAAACCATCAAAATCATGAAGATGAAAACTCTGATACCATATAGAAATTGAGACGAGGAAAAGGTAACCATCTTGATTAATCCAAAAAGTATGTTAGGAATAAAGAGTACACAGTCTTATATAATTAGATTAAGAAAACATAAACCCTAAATTGTAAAGACAAAAGACTAAATTGCCCTAaaggctataaacaaataatcctaataaatatatataatctaacaagaTCAACTCTCTTGACCATCATACGATCCACATCGATGTCCTCAGTTGTTCCACATATTAATAAGTATGGGACAATTATTATAAACCTTAGGAGTTATCAAAAAAGTATACTTAAAAGGAAGTTCTATAAAACGACGGCTAGACCTGATATGTTATATGGAATTGAATGTTAGGCTATGACTTAAGTTGTAGAGATGAAAATGTTAAGGTTGATGTGCAGACATACGAGAATAGACAggataagaaataaaatattagaAAGAAAGTCAGAATTGcacctattgagggaaaactcccaGAAACATGTTTAAAATCGTATATACATGTACTTAGACAACTAATAAATGATccagttaggcaatgtgaaattatgataaatatacACATCAAATGAggcttagttgttgttgtagtaGATGGTGATCAAATACCATTCCACTTAAAACTTAAGTTTGTGATACTTTCCAAGTCCATAAAAGATTGACAtattcaacaaaaaaaaacaccatatgtttttgatcattttacattaaaataaaaaaaaaattgaatctatGCCGAATGAAAGCAGTACACGGTTTCGAGTAGATATGTATTAAGTAATATATGAGAAAATAATACCTTTGTACCGAATTTTGATTGCCCTATTGGACGAACAGAAACATTTACATCGCAACGAAGTGAACCTTCCTGCATATTTCCATTGCTTATTCCAAGAAACCTAACCAGCCTTTGTATCTCTGCTGCATATTCAGCAGCCTCAATTCCACTCCTCATATCGGGCTCAGAGACAATCTCTAGTAAAGGTACCCCTGCCCTATTCAAGTCGACCTGCACAAAAATGCCTCAGCAATCACTACATCATAATCTTAATAAAAATGACAATTATATGACAAGATTAGAAATATGCAAATATGTCAATTAGCAATCAAGACAGAAACCAACCTGCGAATAACTCCCTGTTTCTGAATGGAGCAGTTTCCCTGCATCTTCTTCCATGTGAACTCTAGTTATGCCAAACCTTCTATGACCGCCACCAAACTCAACCGGAAGATCTACATCGATGAAGCCTTTAGTTGCAATTGGGATGTCGAATTGTGAGATCTGGTACCCTTTGGGTAGATCTGGGTAAAAGTAATGTTTCCTGTCGAACTTGGAGGTCATCGACAACCCACAATTGAGTGCAAGGCCCAGCTTCACTGCAAAttcaacaaccttggagttcaGAACTGGCAGAGTACCAGGATGCCCCATGCAAACAGGGCAAATGGTGGTGTTCGGTCGTGACCCATAGACATAAGGACAGCTGCAAAATGCCTTGGTGAGGGTGAACAGCTGAACATGGGTCTCTATCCCAATGATAGCTTCAAATCCATGTGTGTTCGGCTCCAAAGCTCTTTTAGGTGCTACTTGGATTAGCTCCTCTTTCAGAGTGTTAGCAGTGCCCTCTCCTCGAGCACTAGTACAAGACCTTGAGGCTCGCAATCTGCGAAAAAGAACACCACTGCTCCTGCTGAAGAACTGAGAGTTGGCTATAATTCCGCGATGAAAGATCAGAGCCATCGCCACTCTATTTGTTTGTGAAAACAATTATCAGAAAGCCAAGTAGCCGCCTCAAGCAAGCATCACACCTTGAGCAAAGCAACGAAAGCAGTGCAAATAACTATTAAGTAGAAAGAACTTTTCTTAGAGGCGTTTCGACAAACAACTATAAGGGATGAAGAAACCCAACGCAGATCGCCGGAAACTGGATTTCCGATCCCATTAAACAATCAAAGTAAACCCTAACTGATGTTATACAGTGAAACAAATCAGATTTCGGTGGGAAGAAATCGGGTAATTAGGGAAAAACAAGTTCTTACAAAGCAAAAACATCTTTTTGCTttgacttggagaagaagagcaGAAAGGATTTAGAACTGAATATGAGAAATTAATGGAGAAAAGGGAGACGTACCGGCGAAATGATCAGTGTTCCAAGAGAACGAACGGCGGCGAGCGGATGAGCGGGAGGAGCTCCATAGCTCAACCAGGATAATGAGTGAGAATGAATTGGGTTTGGATCCTACAAATTTAGCCGGATCCGAGATTTGAGATCTTTGTCGTGATCTTGGATCGAGCGTCGTAGATTTCCCATCCTCCGTTCCAAGATTCTCGGGACGCCGACTCATCAACCTAACCCCTGTGAATCTACGATGAAGATCCTGATaggaaatatttcttttaaatatt from Zingiber officinale cultivar Zhangliang chromosome 4A, Zo_v1.1, whole genome shotgun sequence includes the following:
- the LOC121971414 gene encoding glutamyl-tRNA(Gln) amidotransferase subunit B, chloroplastic/mitochondrial-like, which codes for MALIFHRGIIANSQFFSRSSGVLFRRLRASRSCTSARGEGTANTLKEELIQVAPKRALEPNTHGFEAIIGIETHVQLFTLTKAFCSCPYVYGSRPNTTICPVCMGHPGTLPVLNSKVVEFAVKLGLALNCGLSMTSKFDRKHYFYPDLPKGYQISQFDIPIATKGFIDVDLPVEFGGGHRRFGITRVHMEEDAGKLLHSETGSYSQVDLNRAGVPLLEIVSEPDMRSGIEAAEYAAEIQRLVRFLGISNGNMQEGSLRCDVNVSVRPIGQSKFGTKVEIKNMNSFSAMNRAIDYEISRQVLLHSQGQSDQIFQETRLWEEGAQKTFTMRKKEGLADYRYFPEPDLPEVVLTKEFVDKLCQGLPELPEAKRRRYEKMGLTMQDVLFLANDNHVAEFFDASLENGADPKLAANWIMGDISAFLKNERLSITEIKLTPFELSELIASIKNGTISGKIGKEILFELLAKGGTVQSLIEEKDLVQIVDPAAIEALVDKVLAANPKQLEQYRAGKTRLQGFFAGQVMKESKGKANPLVLNQILGVKLKGES